In Bacillus sp. 2205SS5-2, the following are encoded in one genomic region:
- a CDS encoding DUF3179 domain-containing protein, with the protein MKKSHYIYMMVLAMLMLTACSNKEEEQTRESNDIPASKDVSTEELSAEIKMLTRDWKTDWEKHTISYDELISGGPPRDGIPSLDQPEFESVQLAEKWLAPTEPVMVVDINGDSRAYPLQILIWHEIVNDIVGGKPVLVSFCPLCNSAIVFDRNVNGEAVEFGTSGLLVQSDLVMYDRKTETLWQQFTGEAIIGELVGKEPLTMLPSSLVSFADFTSTYPDGLVLSKETGYDRRYGQNPYPGYDQRTTSFFDREQFHSLLPAMERVVTIAMTDEDKAYPYTVLTEKKVVHDQIGSSAIVIFFKKGTNSALSSQVIERGSDVGSSGVYLPEIDQQSLTFQPIDGGFVDNETGSTWNILGRATAGPLKGRQLDEVVHGDHFWFSWIAFKPETKVYTE; encoded by the coding sequence ATGAAGAAATCACATTACATTTACATGATGGTTTTAGCTATGTTAATGTTGACGGCATGTTCGAATAAGGAAGAAGAGCAGACACGGGAATCTAACGATATACCGGCTTCGAAGGATGTTTCTACAGAGGAATTATCTGCGGAAATAAAGATGTTGACGAGAGACTGGAAGACAGATTGGGAGAAGCATACGATTTCCTATGATGAACTCATTTCTGGTGGCCCACCAAGAGACGGAATCCCATCTCTTGACCAACCTGAATTTGAGTCTGTACAGCTTGCAGAAAAATGGTTGGCGCCTACGGAACCCGTAATGGTGGTTGATATTAATGGCGATTCACGAGCGTATCCACTCCAAATATTAATTTGGCATGAAATCGTCAATGATATTGTTGGGGGAAAACCGGTCCTTGTTAGTTTTTGTCCATTATGTAATTCTGCTATCGTTTTTGACCGAAATGTCAACGGGGAAGCAGTTGAATTTGGTACCTCTGGATTATTGGTTCAGTCTGATTTAGTGATGTATGATCGCAAGACTGAGACCCTTTGGCAGCAATTTACGGGTGAAGCGATTATAGGGGAATTAGTGGGAAAAGAACCATTAACGATGCTCCCATCGAGTCTTGTGAGCTTTGCCGACTTTACTTCGACTTATCCTGATGGTCTTGTGCTCTCAAAAGAGACAGGATATGACCGACGTTACGGTCAAAATCCATATCCAGGCTATGATCAACGAACCACTTCTTTTTTTGATCGGGAGCAATTCCACTCTCTCCTACCTGCAATGGAGAGAGTCGTTACCATTGCGATGACGGATGAAGACAAGGCATATCCTTATACAGTCCTAACGGAAAAGAAGGTAGTTCATGATCAAATCGGATCAAGCGCTATCGTGATTTTTTTCAAAAAAGGGACCAATTCAGCATTGAGTTCACAAGTCATTGAAAGAGGAAGTGATGTTGGTTCCTCTGGTGTATATCTACCAGAAATCGATCAGCAATCCCTCACATTTCAGCCAATTGACGGGGGGTTTGTGGATAACGAAACAGGTAGTACTTGGAATATTCTTGGCCGAGCGACAGCTGGACCTCTTAAAGGTCGTCAACTTGATGAAGTGGTTCATGGAGATCACTTTTGGTTTTCATGGATTGCGTTTAAACCAGAGACTAAGGTATACACTGAATGA
- a CDS encoding IS630 family transposase (programmed frameshift), giving the protein MSKRVGVHPSEKDQAVQEIKAAIKGNKDLRMLERYQTILMVLRGESYPNIAEVVGRRISTLYNYSKAYREGGLDGLQRDLPTGRNRKLTPDQEEKVHQTIVNQTPVDVGFPVEMNWTAPTINKWIKQEFNISYSDRGVRALLYRLNLSFTKPTYTLAKPDPVQQEAFKEEFKQLKKLLDGEIDHILFEDESMIRDYQALSRTWFAKGQQKIIPTYGKHWGAKLIGTLDYETGEVFCIQEERYTAKEFLSFLEKVIDKYNGEKIVMISDNARIHHAKRIQPFLEQHKNLLTLVYLPPYSPNLNMIEELWGWLKSSVINNVFFDSVQKIRKAVQGFVRHINKAPEVTMNRLCIQF; this is encoded by the exons ATGAGCAAACGTGTAGGCGTACATCCAAGTGAAAAAGATCAAGCAGTTCAAGAAATAAAAGCAGCCATCAAAGGAAACAAAGATCTACGAATGCTCGAGCGCTATCAAACGATTTTGATGGTTCTACGTGGGGAATCTTATCCAAACATAGCGGAAGTAGTTGGACGAAGGATTTCCACACTCTACAATTATAGTAAGGCGTATCGTGAGGGTGGACTGGATGGACTCCAAAGAGATCTTCCCACAGGTCGAAATCGGAAACTCACTCCCGATCAGGAGGAAAAAGTCCATCAAACGATTGTGAACCAAACGCCCGTTGATGTAGGTTTTCCAGTGGAAATGAATTGGACGGCTCCAACCATAAACAAATGGATCAAGCAGGAATTTAACATTTCCTACTCAGATCGTGGCGTGCGGGCATTGCTCTACCGTCTCAATCTGAGCTTCACCAAACCAACGTATACACTGGCTAAACCTGATCCTGTCCAACAAGAAGCGTTCAAAGAAGAGTTTAAACAGCTT AAAAAACTCCTAGATGGGGAAATAGACCACATCTTATTTGAGGATGAATCCATGATTCGAGACTATCAAGCTTTATCACGAACTTGGTTTGCCAAAGGTCAACAAAAGATCATTCCGACCTATGGAAAACATTGGGGTGCAAAGTTAATTGGTACGTTGGATTACGAGACAGGAGAGGTATTCTGTATCCAGGAAGAGCGCTATACGGCCAAGGAATTCCTGTCCTTTCTCGAAAAAGTGATCGATAAATATAATGGAGAAAAGATTGTCATGATTTCAGATAACGCGAGAATTCATCATGCAAAACGTATCCAACCGTTTTTAGAACAACATAAGAACCTTCTTACTTTGGTCTACCTTCCGCCTTATAGCCCAAACCTTAATATGATTGAAGAACTTTGGGGTTGGTTAAAGTCATCTGTCATCAACAATGTATTCTTTGATTCTGTTCAAAAAATACGTAAAGCTGTTCAAGGGTTTGTTCGTCACATCAATAAAGCGCCAGAAGTCACTATGAATCGGCTGTGCATACAATTCTAA
- a CDS encoding ISL3 family transposase yields the protein MLVEIQDINCLFHITEPWYIDSCVFNEGKQQLDVFVCIRKGALFCCSNCGKEAQPVYDIADHNRTWRHLNFLEYPCYIHAELPRTDCQKCGKIHRVDVPWAVKPRSNFTLLFDALIITLAKDMPMNAISRLVKEHDTQLWRIIHYYVDHAIEAQDLSHVTMISTDETSAKRGHQYVTIFMDPEGKNVIHVTKGKDSSTWVECKKHLESHGGKADNVTQVCMDMSPAFIKGATDQFPDAAITFDKFHVIQAVNKAVDKVQRQERKSCVELKNTRYIWLKNEQNLTAKQKERLDRLKDCELDTAKSYRMKLTLQEIYRYPGVIAKMALKDWIQWGLRCRLEPMVEVAKMIKNHYDGITQWFKSNLNNGLLEGINSLFQAAKRTARGYRSDKNMIAMIYLLAGKLDFALK from the coding sequence ATGTTAGTTGAAATCCAAGATATTAATTGTCTCTTTCATATTACAGAACCGTGGTATATTGACAGCTGTGTATTTAATGAGGGAAAACAACAATTAGATGTCTTTGTTTGTATTCGTAAGGGTGCTCTTTTCTGTTGTTCCAATTGTGGGAAAGAAGCACAGCCAGTCTATGATATTGCTGACCACAATCGAACATGGCGCCATCTAAACTTTCTAGAATATCCTTGCTATATTCATGCCGAATTGCCTCGCACCGACTGCCAGAAATGCGGGAAAATTCATCGAGTAGATGTGCCTTGGGCTGTTAAGCCACGTTCTAATTTCACTTTACTTTTCGATGCTCTGATCATCACTTTAGCGAAAGATATGCCAATGAATGCCATAAGCAGGCTTGTCAAAGAACATGATACACAATTGTGGCGGATTATTCATTATTACGTGGATCATGCCATCGAAGCTCAGGATTTATCCCATGTGACAATGATCAGTACCGATGAAACCTCTGCTAAAAGAGGCCACCAGTATGTGACCATCTTCATGGATCCCGAAGGAAAGAATGTCATCCACGTCACTAAGGGGAAAGATTCAAGTACTTGGGTGGAGTGTAAAAAGCATTTGGAATCCCATGGTGGCAAGGCTGATAATGTGACGCAAGTCTGTATGGATATGTCTCCTGCTTTTATTAAAGGAGCTACAGACCAGTTTCCTGATGCAGCTATTACCTTTGACAAATTCCATGTCATTCAAGCTGTAAACAAGGCTGTAGACAAGGTACAAAGACAAGAGCGAAAAAGCTGTGTAGAGCTTAAAAACACTCGTTACATCTGGCTGAAGAATGAACAAAATTTAACAGCCAAACAAAAAGAAAGGCTAGACCGGTTAAAAGATTGTGAACTCGATACTGCGAAATCATACCGAATGAAACTTACCTTGCAAGAGATTTATCGTTACCCAGGAGTAATCGCCAAGATGGCATTAAAAGATTGGATTCAATGGGGCCTACGCTGCCGATTAGAACCCATGGTAGAAGTGGCCAAAATGATTAAAAACCATTACGACGGAATCACCCAGTGGTTTAAGTCCAACCTAAACAACGGACTGCTAGAAGGGATTAATAGTTTATTTCAGGCAGCTAAGAGAACAGCTCGTGGGTATCGTTCTGATAAGAATATGATCGCCATGATTTACCTGCTTGCTGGAAAACTTGATTTTGCACTCAAATAA
- a CDS encoding RNA polymerase sigma-70 factor, whose product MELDPLYKTYQPFLFSIAYRMLGTVTEAEDIVHDVFLQLDIDTDQIKDLKAYLAKVTTNRCLNFLNSARKRREIYTGPWLPEPLIDQSVQPLDKIVTYEAVTYAFLVLLDQLSPIERAVFVLREAFTYDYEDIANILDKTVVNCRKIYSRAKRKLKKDLSVPPENTEHVDLLANTFIKASTTGKFADFIDLLTEDVILVTDGGGKVISALNPILYKTRVSAFLKGISTKGSFIGDLLPVMINGQKGILQVIEGRPIRVMCFELDSKHQSIRRIFIISNPDKLTHIRIPQY is encoded by the coding sequence ATGGAGTTGGATCCATTATATAAGACATATCAACCGTTTCTTTTTTCCATTGCTTACAGGATGCTTGGAACAGTTACTGAAGCAGAAGACATCGTTCATGATGTCTTCCTACAGCTTGACATTGACACAGATCAAATTAAGGACTTGAAGGCATATCTTGCAAAAGTGACGACGAATCGCTGCCTAAACTTTTTAAATTCAGCTCGTAAGAGAAGAGAAATTTACACAGGCCCCTGGTTGCCTGAACCTCTTATTGACCAATCCGTGCAGCCTTTAGATAAAATTGTGACTTATGAAGCGGTTACTTACGCCTTTCTTGTTTTGCTTGATCAACTTTCACCTATTGAAAGAGCTGTGTTTGTTCTTAGAGAAGCATTTACATATGACTACGAGGATATTGCAAACATCCTAGATAAGACTGTAGTAAATTGCAGAAAAATTTACAGCCGTGCCAAGCGGAAATTAAAGAAGGACTTGTCTGTCCCTCCCGAGAATACTGAACATGTTGATCTACTAGCCAATACCTTTATAAAAGCATCGACAACAGGAAAATTTGCAGACTTTATTGATCTTCTTACAGAAGACGTTATCCTTGTCACCGACGGCGGTGGAAAAGTGATTTCTGCATTAAACCCAATTTTATACAAAACGCGCGTATCGGCCTTTCTTAAAGGAATTTCTACTAAAGGAAGTTTCATCGGAGACCTTCTACCCGTAATGATCAATGGTCAGAAAGGAATCTTGCAAGTAATAGAAGGGCGTCCTATTAGAGTCATGTGCTTTGAATTAGATTCAAAACACCAAAGTATCCGAAGAATCTTTATTATTTCAAACCCGGATAAATTAACTCATATTCGTATTCCTCAATATTGA
- a CDS encoding carboxymuconolactone decarboxylase family protein: MEQRINYMKTNQEVFSLMIQLEEYKKKTGIDNKLIELIKIRASQINGCAYCLDMHTKDARANGETEQRIYCLNAWRESPFYLKEERLALELTEAVTDISANGVPNDLYERVRLHFDEKQYIDLVTLIITINGWNRLAISINSVPGHYQPATAK, from the coding sequence TTGGAACAACGAATTAACTACATGAAGACAAATCAGGAAGTTTTTAGCTTAATGATTCAATTGGAGGAGTACAAGAAAAAGACGGGAATAGATAACAAATTAATCGAATTGATTAAGATTCGTGCGTCTCAAATCAATGGATGTGCGTATTGCTTGGATATGCATACAAAGGATGCCCGTGCAAATGGCGAAACTGAACAAAGAATTTACTGTTTGAATGCTTGGCGTGAGTCACCGTTCTATTTAAAAGAGGAGAGGTTAGCTTTAGAATTAACGGAAGCAGTCACGGACATTTCAGCAAACGGTGTACCTAATGACCTGTATGAGCGGGTCCGTCTTCATTTTGATGAAAAACAATATATCGATCTCGTTACCCTAATTATTACGATTAACGGTTGGAACCGATTAGCTATATCAATCAATAGCGTACCTGGACACTACCAGCCTGCCACTGCAAAGTAA
- a CDS encoding nucleotide excision repair endonuclease — MIKIDLPKVDVSISERKQNQEENEPVIKSIEGFIDLHKIPRDKGGIIWFYNINDELLFVGKARKLRQRVKKHLEDTVSPLKNHREEVYRIDVSIVEDPMEREIYETYIVNKLKAKYNVEKVFFQ; from the coding sequence ATGATAAAAATTGATTTACCTAAAGTAGACGTTTCGATTTCGGAGCGCAAACAAAATCAAGAAGAAAACGAACCTGTTATTAAATCGATCGAAGGATTTATCGATCTTCACAAAATTCCAAGAGATAAGGGCGGAATCATTTGGTTTTACAATATTAATGATGAGCTACTGTTTGTTGGAAAAGCGAGAAAACTAAGACAACGTGTGAAAAAACATCTTGAAGATACGGTTTCTCCACTAAAAAATCATCGTGAAGAAGTTTACCGTATAGATGTATCAATCGTAGAAGATCCAATGGAAAGAGAAATTTACGAAACGTATATTGTGAATAAATTAAAAGCAAAATACAATGTGGAAAAAGTCTTTTTCCAATAA